From Pectobacterium carotovorum, one genomic window encodes:
- a CDS encoding HNH endonuclease, protein MAATNHWTRDQLLIAFTLYSQLPFGRLHSRNPDIIRYAKLINRTPSALAMKLVNLASLDPFIIDSGRTGLRGASNADRALWQEMDSNPELFEQQCQQVMVSLEAGATPPMPTPSPFQANESEILDYHGSERLAQVKTRIGQQLFRKRVLSNYGERCCVTGLEEPALLVASHIRPWKTAAEHRLNPSNGLCLSNLHDKAFDMGLISFNDSLEMLLSPRIKKLKSTISDVNFAQYEGKQIHLPDAYPPDLSQMAYHREHIFLGRG, encoded by the coding sequence ATGGCTGCCACCAACCACTGGACGCGAGATCAGTTACTGATCGCCTTCACCCTGTACAGTCAGCTACCGTTTGGCAGACTGCATTCGCGTAATCCCGATATTATCCGCTACGCCAAGCTGATTAACCGCACGCCTTCCGCACTGGCGATGAAGCTAGTCAATCTCGCCAGTCTTGATCCGTTTATTATCGATTCAGGTCGTACTGGCTTGCGCGGCGCATCCAACGCTGACCGCGCGCTGTGGCAGGAGATGGACAGCAATCCCGAGTTATTTGAACAGCAGTGCCAACAGGTAATGGTATCGCTCGAAGCAGGAGCGACGCCGCCGATGCCAACCCCATCACCGTTCCAAGCTAACGAGAGCGAAATCCTTGACTATCACGGCAGTGAACGCCTCGCTCAGGTGAAAACACGTATTGGGCAGCAGCTATTCCGCAAACGCGTGCTCAGCAACTATGGAGAGCGCTGCTGCGTGACCGGATTGGAAGAACCCGCGCTGCTGGTCGCCAGCCACATTCGCCCGTGGAAAACGGCAGCAGAACACCGCCTCAACCCCAGCAACGGTCTCTGCCTGTCCAACCTGCATGACAAAGCCTTTGATATGGGACTCATTAGCTTCAACGACTCGCTGGAAATGTTACTTTCTCCGCGTATCAAAAAGCTGAAAAGCACCATCAGCGACGTCAACTTCGCCCAGTACGAAGGCAAACAAATCCACTTGCCAGACGCCTACCCGCCCGACCTGTCACAGATGGCCTACCATCGTGAGCATATTTTTTTGGGACGGGGGTAA
- a CDS encoding McrC family protein, with amino-acid sequence MDEVVSVFEYGLLGVGKSLPPAITAISPEVFGYLESLALDEQGCSFLRLTSRSGHRILQVQNYAGVLYTPYGVQLEILPKVGRRLTPERARETLLVMLSYLSGFRHIETQQASVQAKNMPLLEIFVTQFLHSISRLLKQGLRAEYVREQDNLSFIKGKLMFPQQLRHNLVNRHKFWVDYEEYLPDCPANRLLHAALVRLSGVRLSAENQRGCQELRFAFEGITPSQDIEGDIARLRPERGLSHYDEPLAWAQLILQGMSPLALQGDTKALSLLFPMEAVFESFVAQTISEELPQHLQAKIQFSGQTLVHHAGKDCFKLRPDLLIQSRHPAKNKMVLDTKWKLVSNVTKGQSLYGLSQDDFYQMFAYGQKYLEGKGDLYLIYPEHDGFTLPVAQHFEFSGDLRLWVVPYRVMALPGERMAWCKSDCLKQHVVVEPFSE; translated from the coding sequence ATGGATGAGGTCGTGTCAGTTTTTGAATATGGCTTGCTGGGGGTAGGTAAATCGCTCCCCCCAGCGATAACTGCCATTTCGCCTGAGGTATTCGGCTATCTGGAATCCTTGGCGTTGGATGAACAGGGTTGCTCATTCCTCCGTCTGACATCGCGTTCCGGCCATCGGATTCTCCAGGTACAGAACTATGCGGGTGTGTTGTACACCCCTTATGGCGTGCAGTTGGAGATTCTGCCTAAGGTGGGGAGAAGGTTAACGCCGGAGCGTGCGCGTGAAACCTTGCTGGTCATGCTGAGCTATTTGTCGGGTTTCCGCCATATTGAAACTCAGCAGGCGTCCGTTCAGGCAAAGAATATGCCGCTGCTGGAAATCTTCGTCACCCAGTTTCTACATAGCATCAGCCGGTTACTAAAGCAGGGGCTGCGGGCGGAGTATGTTCGTGAGCAAGATAATCTCTCGTTTATTAAGGGAAAACTGATGTTTCCCCAACAGCTGCGCCATAATTTGGTCAATCGGCACAAATTCTGGGTGGATTACGAAGAGTATTTACCGGATTGTCCAGCAAATCGCTTGTTACATGCGGCGTTAGTGCGGCTTAGCGGCGTGCGTTTATCTGCAGAGAATCAGCGCGGGTGTCAGGAACTGCGTTTCGCGTTTGAAGGTATTACGCCGAGCCAGGATATCGAAGGAGATATTGCTAGGCTACGGCCTGAGCGCGGGTTGTCTCATTACGATGAGCCGCTAGCATGGGCGCAACTGATTCTGCAAGGAATGAGTCCGCTTGCGCTGCAAGGTGATACCAAGGCGCTGTCTCTTTTATTCCCGATGGAGGCGGTGTTTGAATCTTTTGTTGCACAGACGATCTCTGAAGAGCTACCCCAGCATTTACAGGCCAAAATACAGTTCTCCGGCCAGACATTGGTTCACCACGCGGGTAAAGACTGTTTTAAACTTCGTCCTGACCTTCTGATTCAATCTCGGCATCCCGCCAAAAACAAAATGGTATTAGATACTAAATGGAAGTTAGTGAGCAATGTCACCAAGGGGCAGTCGTTGTATGGACTATCCCAAGACGATTTTTATCAAATGTTTGCTTACGGCCAGAAGTATTTGGAAGGCAAAGGAGATTTATACCTGATCTATCCAGAACATGATGGTTTCACCCTCCCTGTCGCACAACATTTTGAATTTTCTGGGGATCTGCGATTATGGGTTGTGCCCTATCGTGTTATGGCGTTGCCGGGTGAAAGGATGGCATGGTGTAAGTCGGACTGTTTGAAGCAGCACGTTGTGGTGGAGCCATTTTCAGAATAA
- a CDS encoding RtcB family protein, with the protein MEEMKTQDYDMMSPVNSAPVKMWTQGVPVEPEARDQLLNTAKMPFIFKHLAVMPDVHLGKGSTIGSVIPTRGAIIPAAVGVDIGCGMIAVRTSLVASDLPDNLMGLRSAIEQAVPHGRSVTRSKRDVGSWHTPPQTVDAHWSLLEPRFKRLTDKYPQLLKTNNYQHLGTLGTGNHFIEICLDEVDRVWAMLHSGSRGVGNAIGSLFIKLAQEDMQQHIANLPDRNLAYFEEGSLHFDDYIEAVEWAQDFARHNREVMMSHTLAALSRIVTKPFTTQQEGVNCHHNYVQRETHFGESVLITRKGAVSAQKGQMGIIPGSMGAKSFIVRGLGNEESFCSCSHGAGRTMSRTAAKKRFTVEDQIRATAHVECRKDSDVIDEIPMAYKDIDKVMAAQSSLVEIVHTLRQVVCVKG; encoded by the coding sequence ATGGAAGAGATGAAAACGCAGGATTACGACATGATGTCGCCAGTGAATAGCGCACCGGTAAAAATGTGGACGCAGGGTGTACCTGTGGAGCCGGAGGCCCGTGACCAACTGCTTAACACGGCCAAAATGCCGTTCATTTTTAAACATCTGGCGGTGATGCCGGATGTGCATCTGGGAAAAGGATCGACGATTGGTAGCGTGATCCCCACGCGTGGCGCGATTATCCCGGCGGCGGTCGGCGTGGATATCGGTTGCGGGATGATTGCGGTGCGTACGTCACTGGTTGCCAGCGACCTGCCGGATAACCTGATGGGGTTGCGTAGCGCGATTGAACAGGCGGTGCCGCACGGACGTAGCGTAACGCGTTCCAAACGTGATGTCGGTTCCTGGCATACTCCACCACAGACGGTGGATGCGCACTGGTCGCTGCTGGAACCGCGTTTTAAACGTTTGACGGATAAATATCCGCAGTTGCTGAAAACCAACAACTATCAGCATTTGGGAACCCTGGGAACGGGTAACCACTTTATTGAAATCTGTCTGGATGAAGTGGATCGCGTGTGGGCGATGTTGCATAGCGGGTCGCGTGGTGTAGGGAATGCGATTGGGTCGCTGTTCATCAAGCTGGCACAGGAAGATATGCAACAGCACATCGCGAACCTGCCAGACCGTAACCTGGCGTATTTCGAAGAAGGCAGCCTGCACTTTGACGATTACATAGAAGCGGTGGAATGGGCGCAGGATTTTGCTCGTCATAATCGTGAAGTGATGATGTCGCATACGCTGGCGGCGCTGTCCCGTATTGTGACGAAGCCGTTTACCACCCAGCAGGAAGGCGTGAACTGCCACCATAACTACGTGCAGCGCGAAACGCACTTTGGTGAATCGGTGTTGATCACCCGTAAAGGAGCGGTGTCGGCACAGAAAGGCCAGATGGGGATTATTCCGGGGTCGATGGGCGCGAAGAGCTTCATCGTGCGCGGATTGGGGAACGAAGAGAGTTTCTGTTCCTGTAGCCACGGCGCGGGGAGAACCATGAGCCGTACCGCCGCGAAAAAACGCTTCACCGTGGAAGACCAGATTCGCGCGACCGCACACGTCGAGTGCAGAAAGGACAGCGACGTTATCGATGAAATCCCGATGGCGTACAAAGATATCGATAAGGTGATGGCGGCGCAGTCATCGCTGGTGGAAATTGTGCATACGCTGCGTCAGGTGGTGTGTGTGAAAGGATAA
- a CDS encoding carbonic anhydrase has protein sequence MTTLKPLLAKNRSWATLRRQRHPHYFRKHTQGQTPHSLWIGCSDSRVPAEVLTGSAPGELFVHRNIANMVVADDDNFMSVLQYALEYLHVSRIVLCGHYGCGGVQAAVNLPDMGLAQEDSALSRRITDLRQALSPHIVASQDSGADENTRQNQLVEANVLAQFAHLIACEPVQKAWRNGVELDVFGCVYDLHSGHLKELIHRHAQEQEASP, from the coding sequence TTGACGACATTAAAACCCCTATTAGCCAAAAATCGCAGTTGGGCTACGCTGCGTCGCCAACGCCATCCCCACTATTTCAGAAAGCACACGCAGGGCCAGACGCCCCATTCACTCTGGATCGGCTGTTCAGACAGTCGAGTGCCTGCCGAAGTGCTAACGGGCTCTGCGCCCGGCGAGCTTTTTGTTCACCGCAACATTGCGAATATGGTGGTCGCTGATGACGATAACTTCATGAGCGTGCTGCAATATGCCCTCGAATACCTGCATGTTTCCCGTATCGTGCTCTGCGGCCACTATGGCTGTGGCGGTGTTCAGGCGGCGGTGAACCTACCCGACATGGGGCTCGCTCAGGAGGATTCCGCCCTTTCCCGCCGCATCACAGATCTGCGTCAGGCGCTTTCACCGCATATTGTCGCCTCGCAAGATAGCGGTGCCGATGAAAACACACGCCAAAACCAGCTGGTGGAAGCCAACGTGCTGGCACAGTTCGCCCACCTGATCGCCTGTGAACCGGTGCAGAAAGCCTGGCGCAATGGTGTCGAACTTGATGTTTTCGGCTGCGTCTACGACCTGCATAGCGGTCACCTGAAAGAACTCATCCACCGTCACGCCCAGGAACAGGAGGCATCCCCATGA
- a CDS encoding CPCC family cysteine-rich protein, which produces MPDDPGCSCCGSDSVEGVGEHEICSRCRWEDDPFQAINPDRSGGANRMSLNQARLAFGHGRLVE; this is translated from the coding sequence ATGCCTGATGATCCGGGATGCTCGTGCTGTGGTTCTGATTCGGTAGAAGGTGTGGGGGAGCATGAAATTTGTTCCCGTTGCCGATGGGAGGACGATCCTTTTCAGGCGATTAATCCTGACAGAAGTGGGGGAGCGAACCGGATGAGTTTGAATCAGGCGAGATTGGCTTTCGGACATGGGAGACTTGTCGAGTAA
- a CDS encoding McrB family protein: MDIIAQVEKGQLSLDSFMSQLLEYINKEYSEWKRGYQELTSTVQEVRSFLDPEADDLLKRLWYERDNGIANIRQGVPSLAEFQQSIPLLRELTELIRSKPDESTYQSITEKMLQAKQDGLFRRMYWALRNRVFAAFAPENYTTTVDYGSFNYAAQFINQHFSLGLSLSGSWLGNNQELKQALAVRVKNIDHYDLNMTIWALYELLRNRDNQNAQEPPDIEIVTESDKSSSRDVSLLLRSPSNQIFFGPPGTGKTYTLQKKMAEYTAQATSEDYDVWLDFRLAPLNWMQVTALVLVDLNKQAKVRQLTEHAWFQRKALLNGRSSNLSQTAWATLQAYTVPESTTVDYKNRREPAIFDKTANSEWFLVESQLEQIEDLVTLYDALKRGPEQGEKIQRYSTVTFHQSYGYEEFIQGIRARSDGNGNVSYSTEQGIFLQLCDRAKADPEHHYAIFIDEINRGNISKIFGELIALIETDKRAGMKNALSLQLAYSESGDLFSVPANVDIIGAMNTADRSLALMDTALRRRFEFIEMMPDLSYLSGAKVQGIELESLLEKLNSRIEALYDREHMLGHAFFIPVKTALEEKGEESAFKVLQAVFKKKVIPLLQEYFFDDWNKIRLVLADNQKKADRLQFIIEKVDDLDELFGDDHGLRRHNQKSTAYELKDFEQSVWSEPLAYRAIYEPKVADISDTDERNG; the protein is encoded by the coding sequence ATGGATATTATTGCTCAAGTTGAAAAAGGCCAATTGTCTCTAGATTCATTCATGTCTCAGCTTCTTGAATATATTAATAAAGAATATTCTGAGTGGAAGCGTGGATATCAAGAATTAACCTCCACTGTGCAAGAGGTTCGTTCTTTTCTTGATCCTGAGGCGGACGACCTATTGAAACGTCTTTGGTATGAGCGCGATAACGGCATTGCCAATATTCGCCAAGGCGTTCCGTCGTTAGCGGAATTTCAACAGTCAATACCGTTATTACGTGAATTAACGGAATTGATCCGCAGCAAGCCTGATGAATCAACCTATCAGTCGATTACTGAAAAGATGTTACAAGCAAAACAGGATGGGCTGTTTCGTCGTATGTATTGGGCGTTGAGAAACCGTGTATTTGCTGCCTTTGCTCCAGAGAACTATACGACGACTGTTGACTATGGTTCTTTTAACTATGCCGCACAGTTCATTAATCAACACTTTTCACTCGGTCTGTCTCTTTCTGGCTCTTGGTTGGGAAACAATCAGGAATTAAAACAGGCGTTGGCAGTGCGCGTTAAAAATATCGATCACTATGACCTCAATATGACGATATGGGCCCTCTATGAATTATTGCGCAATCGAGATAATCAAAATGCGCAAGAACCTCCAGATATTGAGATTGTAACGGAGAGTGATAAATCATCGTCCCGTGATGTTTCCCTGCTTCTACGTTCTCCCTCCAACCAAATTTTCTTCGGCCCGCCGGGTACGGGTAAAACGTATACCCTGCAAAAAAAAATGGCCGAATATACCGCGCAGGCAACGTCAGAAGATTATGACGTTTGGCTGGATTTTCGTCTTGCGCCACTAAATTGGATGCAAGTTACGGCGCTGGTATTAGTGGATTTGAACAAACAGGCAAAAGTGCGCCAACTGACCGAACATGCCTGGTTTCAGCGCAAAGCGTTATTAAATGGACGCAGCAGTAATCTGTCACAAACCGCCTGGGCGACACTACAAGCGTATACCGTACCGGAATCAACCACGGTTGATTATAAGAATCGTCGTGAACCCGCTATCTTTGATAAAACAGCGAACAGTGAATGGTTTTTGGTCGAGTCTCAGTTGGAGCAGATTGAGGATTTGGTGACCCTCTACGATGCGTTAAAACGCGGGCCTGAACAGGGAGAGAAGATCCAGCGTTATTCTACGGTCACATTCCATCAATCCTATGGCTATGAGGAATTTATCCAGGGGATACGTGCTCGGTCTGATGGCAATGGTAATGTTTCCTACTCGACCGAGCAGGGAATATTCTTGCAACTCTGTGACAGAGCCAAAGCTGATCCTGAGCATCACTATGCGATATTTATTGATGAGATCAATCGCGGAAATATCTCAAAAATCTTCGGTGAACTGATCGCGCTTATCGAAACGGATAAGCGAGCAGGAATGAAGAATGCACTGAGTTTGCAGCTTGCCTACAGTGAAAGTGGAGACCTATTCAGCGTACCCGCGAATGTCGATATTATTGGTGCCATGAATACTGCTGACCGTTCTCTGGCGCTCATGGATACCGCATTGCGGCGGCGTTTCGAGTTTATCGAAATGATGCCAGACTTGTCATATCTCAGCGGCGCCAAGGTTCAAGGTATAGAGCTCGAATCTCTGTTAGAAAAGCTCAATAGCCGTATTGAGGCACTTTACGACCGTGAGCACATGTTAGGCCATGCATTTTTTATCCCAGTGAAAACGGCACTGGAAGAGAAAGGAGAAGAAAGCGCATTCAAGGTACTTCAGGCGGTGTTTAAGAAGAAGGTCATCCCACTGTTACAGGAATACTTTTTCGATGACTGGAACAAGATTCGGCTGGTGCTGGCGGACAATCAGAAAAAAGCTGATCGCTTGCAGTTTATTATTGAAAAAGTTGACGATCTGGACGAACTGTTTGGCGACGATCACGGTTTACGTCGACACAATCAGAAATCGACTGCGTATGAATTGAAAGATTTTGAACAGAGCGTCTGGAGCGAGCCGTTGGCTTACCGTGCGATTTATGAGCCAAAAGTCGCCGATATTTCCGATACGGATGAACGTAATGGATGA
- a CDS encoding SulP family inorganic anion transporter — MNLSTLRHDIPAGLVVFLVALPLSLGIAQASGLPPFVGLLTGVVGGIVVTLFSPSRYAVSGPAAGLVTIVSGSIASLGSFSALLLAIMLAGVLQCILGLLRAGRFITLIPGTVIKGMLSAIGILLIIQQIPLAFGSDGEDDLTSLFDASEPGFSASAQTVCLIGLAILWLWTTKPVQKISALSWLPGPLVAVLFGGLFTVYGDRLSPEMINNLPRIVLPEFGNLEQLMGEMTRPDWQAWKNPAVYVVAVTLALVASLETLLSQEALKKIRPQHPAPSPDKEMRAQGIGNMVSGFLGGLPITAVIVRSSVNVSAGARTKFSILLHGALLLLCGLFMTDLLNVIPLASLAAVLLYTGYKLASPQQFLLLWRQGLQQFVPFAATVIGIIVFGMLAGIGLGIMTQLAFSIYKSHRNAMQLTRYGDHFVLSFQQNLTFVHNPRLQGLLNKIPANSVVIVEHDNADYIDPDVRTMLEDFRENAQERGIKLSQWPV; from the coding sequence ATGAACCTGAGTACACTCCGACATGATATCCCCGCAGGGCTCGTCGTCTTCCTTGTTGCCCTGCCGCTGAGCCTCGGTATCGCGCAGGCCAGTGGTCTTCCTCCTTTTGTCGGTCTGTTGACCGGCGTCGTCGGCGGCATCGTCGTCACCCTATTCAGCCCGTCTCGCTATGCCGTCAGCGGCCCAGCCGCCGGTTTGGTCACTATCGTCTCCGGCTCTATCGCCAGCCTGGGATCGTTTTCAGCCTTGCTATTGGCGATCATGCTCGCAGGAGTGCTGCAATGCATTCTGGGCCTGCTGCGCGCCGGGCGTTTCATTACGCTCATCCCCGGCACCGTGATTAAAGGCATGCTGTCTGCCATCGGCATCCTGCTGATTATTCAGCAAATCCCGCTCGCCTTCGGCTCGGACGGCGAGGACGATTTAACATCGCTCTTCGACGCTTCCGAACCCGGATTCTCCGCCAGCGCGCAGACTGTCTGTCTGATCGGGCTGGCGATTCTCTGGCTCTGGACCACCAAGCCGGTGCAGAAAATCAGCGCATTGAGCTGGCTTCCCGGCCCGCTGGTCGCCGTTCTCTTTGGTGGACTGTTTACCGTCTACGGCGATCGTCTGTCCCCCGAAATGATCAATAACCTGCCACGTATTGTCCTGCCGGAATTTGGCAATCTGGAACAGCTGATGGGAGAGATGACCCGCCCTGACTGGCAGGCGTGGAAGAACCCGGCGGTGTATGTCGTCGCGGTGACGCTGGCGTTGGTGGCGAGTCTGGAAACGTTATTAAGTCAGGAAGCGCTGAAGAAAATACGCCCGCAGCATCCGGCGCCCTCACCGGATAAAGAGATGCGCGCACAGGGTATCGGGAATATGGTGAGTGGTTTTCTGGGGGGACTGCCGATTACAGCCGTCATCGTACGCAGCTCCGTTAACGTTAGCGCAGGCGCGCGTACCAAGTTCTCCATCCTGCTGCACGGCGCGCTGCTGCTGCTTTGCGGCCTGTTCATGACCGATTTGCTCAACGTCATCCCACTTGCCAGTCTGGCAGCCGTGTTGCTGTATACCGGCTATAAGCTGGCTTCTCCGCAACAGTTCCTGCTGCTGTGGCGTCAGGGGTTACAGCAGTTCGTGCCTTTCGCCGCGACCGTCATCGGGATCATCGTGTTTGGGATGCTGGCAGGCATCGGGCTTGGCATCATGACCCAGTTGGCGTTCAGCATTTATAAAAGCCACCGCAACGCGATGCAGCTCACACGCTACGGCGATCACTTTGTCCTGAGCTTTCAGCAGAATCTGACGTTTGTACACAACCCCCGTCTGCAAGGCTTGCTCAACAAGATCCCCGCCAACAGCGTTGTAATTGTCGAGCACGACAACGCCGACTACATCGACCCCGATGTCCGCACGATGCTGGAAGATTTCCGCGAGAACGCACAAGAACGCGGCATCAAACTCAGCCAGTGGCCGGTTTAA
- a CDS encoding DUF1615 domain-containing protein: MFRTSIPLFRPLCALALLVLAGCASKTTTMPESRPADVRAQLLKLLPDNVKDRQGWATDIATAFTAQGLEPSNENLCSVLAVTEQESTFNADPQVPNLSKIAWQEIDRRAEQVHVPAFLVRTALLIKSPNGKSYSERLDKVRTEKELSAIFDDFIDMVPMGQTLFGRLNPVHTGGPMQVSIKFAETYTKGYPYTVDGTIRQEVFSRRGGMYFGIKHLLGYPAHYPQSIYRFADFNAGWYASRNAAFQRAVSRLTGIKLALDGDLINYGSDKASATELAVRALGKRLDMSDSAIRRALEKGNSLDFEDTSLYERVFALADKSGTKAPRAILPGITLESPKITRKLTTAWFAQRVDERRQRCLARAK, translated from the coding sequence ATGTTCCGTACTTCTATTCCCTTATTTCGTCCCCTGTGTGCATTGGCTCTGCTGGTGCTGGCCGGCTGTGCCAGCAAGACTACGACGATGCCAGAATCGCGACCCGCGGATGTTCGTGCCCAGCTACTTAAGCTGTTGCCTGACAACGTGAAAGATCGTCAGGGTTGGGCGACCGATATCGCCACGGCATTTACTGCGCAAGGTCTTGAACCCAGTAATGAAAACCTGTGTTCGGTACTGGCGGTCACCGAACAGGAGTCGACGTTTAACGCCGACCCACAGGTGCCGAATTTATCGAAAATTGCCTGGCAGGAGATCGACCGCCGTGCGGAGCAGGTCCATGTGCCAGCGTTTCTGGTGCGTACTGCACTGCTCATCAAATCCCCTAACGGAAAAAGCTACAGCGAACGGCTTGATAAGGTACGCACGGAAAAAGAGCTCAGCGCGATCTTTGATGATTTCATCGACATGGTGCCGATGGGGCAGACGCTGTTCGGTCGGTTAAACCCGGTACATACCGGCGGGCCAATGCAGGTGAGTATTAAGTTTGCCGAAACCTATACAAAAGGCTACCCGTATACCGTTGATGGCACGATTCGTCAGGAGGTGTTTAGCCGTCGTGGCGGGATGTACTTTGGCATCAAACACCTGTTGGGCTATCCGGCGCATTATCCGCAGTCGATATACCGATTCGCCGATTTCAACGCGGGTTGGTATGCGAGCCGAAATGCGGCGTTCCAGCGTGCTGTTAGCCGTCTGACAGGGATCAAACTGGCGTTGGATGGTGATTTAATCAACTATGGTTCGGATAAAGCCAGCGCTACGGAACTGGCGGTGCGCGCGTTGGGGAAACGGTTGGATATGAGTGATAGCGCAATCCGTCGTGCGCTGGAGAAGGGCAATAGCCTAGATTTTGAAGACACCAGCTTGTATGAGCGCGTCTTTGCGCTGGCGGATAAATCGGGCACGAAGGCACCGCGAGCCATCCTCCCGGGAATCACGCTGGAAAGCCCGAAGATCACCCGTAAACTCACCACGGCGTGGTTTGCTCAACGGGTCGATGAGCGCCGCCAGCGGTGTTTAGCGAGAGCTAAATAG
- the rtcR gene encoding RNA repair transcriptional activator RtcR, with translation MKRRVVIGVLGTTLDKRGKRENRWTKWRPTIGLCQQPDFPVDRLELLHQSRNEGMAQQVAEDIAVVSPATRVTLQTVELRDPWNLEEVYSAFLDFASRYPFDTENEEYFVHITTGTHVVQICWFLLTEARYLPAKLLQTAPGEKADRPAPQGIYSVIDLDLSRYATLTSRFQHEQERSVSFLKSGIETRNSTFNALIDQIERVALRSTAPMLLTGPTGAGKSFLAQRIYQLRQSRHLVSGRFVAVNCATLRGDNAMSTLFGHVKGAFTGALQARTGLLREADGGMLFLDEIAELGLDEQAMLLKAIEEKRFLPFGSDKEVSSDFQLIAGTHRNLHEWIAQGKFREDLYARINMWTFPLPGLAERREDIEPNIDYELQRFTRDHQTQIRFDKDARQRYLAFACSPQAAWRGNFRELGSSIARMATLAEQGRITVALVEEEVARLRASWQSDAPTTALSELSELPSEFANIDLFEQRQLETVLDVCRTTNSLSEAGRLLFAVSRQQKQKPNDADRLRKYLARFGLSWEGLKRESK, from the coding sequence ATGAAGCGTCGCGTCGTCATTGGTGTGCTGGGCACCACGCTGGACAAACGAGGGAAACGGGAAAATCGCTGGACAAAATGGCGGCCAACTATTGGCTTATGCCAGCAGCCAGATTTTCCGGTCGACCGTCTGGAACTGCTGCACCAGTCACGCAATGAAGGAATGGCACAGCAGGTGGCGGAGGATATCGCCGTGGTGTCACCCGCCACGCGGGTCACGCTTCAGACCGTTGAGTTGCGCGACCCGTGGAATCTGGAAGAGGTCTACAGCGCCTTTCTGGACTTTGCGAGCCGCTACCCGTTCGATACCGAGAACGAAGAGTATTTCGTTCACATCACCACTGGTACTCACGTCGTACAGATTTGCTGGTTCTTGCTGACCGAAGCCCGCTACCTGCCCGCCAAGCTGCTGCAAACCGCACCGGGGGAGAAAGCGGATCGTCCGGCACCGCAGGGCATCTACTCCGTTATCGATCTGGATCTCAGCCGCTACGCGACCCTCACCAGCCGCTTCCAGCATGAGCAGGAGCGCTCCGTCTCGTTCCTGAAATCGGGTATCGAAACGCGCAACAGCACGTTCAACGCGCTGATCGACCAGATTGAACGCGTCGCACTGCGCTCCACTGCACCGATGCTCTTAACCGGCCCGACCGGTGCGGGGAAATCCTTTCTGGCACAGCGTATCTACCAGCTACGCCAGTCACGTCATCTGGTCAGTGGCCGCTTTGTCGCGGTTAACTGTGCCACGCTGCGCGGCGACAACGCCATGTCGACGCTATTCGGCCACGTAAAAGGCGCGTTTACCGGCGCGTTGCAGGCGAGAACCGGACTGCTACGTGAAGCGGACGGCGGGATGCTGTTTCTGGATGAAATCGCCGAACTCGGGCTCGATGAGCAGGCCATGCTGCTCAAGGCCATTGAAGAAAAACGCTTTTTACCGTTTGGTTCGGATAAAGAGGTCAGCAGCGATTTCCAACTGATCGCTGGCACGCACCGCAACCTGCACGAGTGGATCGCACAGGGCAAGTTCCGTGAAGATCTCTACGCCCGTATCAACATGTGGACCTTCCCCTTGCCGGGGCTGGCGGAGCGTCGGGAAGATATCGAACCGAATATTGACTATGAACTCCAGCGCTTCACTCGCGATCACCAAACACAGATCCGCTTCGATAAAGACGCGCGACAGCGCTACCTCGCCTTTGCCTGCTCACCGCAGGCCGCGTGGCGCGGTAACTTCCGCGAACTCGGTTCCTCCATCGCCCGAATGGCGACGCTGGCGGAACAAGGGCGTATCACGGTTGCACTGGTCGAGGAAGAAGTTGCTCGCCTGCGAGCAAGCTGGCAAAGTGATGCCCCGACAACCGCGCTATCCGAGCTATCCGAGCTACCGTCCGAATTCGCTAACATCGACCTCTTCGAACAGCGTCAGCTTGAAACCGTGCTTGATGTCTGCCGCACCACCAATTCGCTCTCCGAAGCCGGCCGCCTCCTGTTCGCCGTCTCACGCCAGCAAAAACAAAAGCCCAACGATGCCGATCGGCTGCGTAAATATCTGGCACGTTTTGGGCTGAGTTGGGAGGGGTTGAAGCGGGAAAGCAAATAA